The following are from one region of the Odontesthes bonariensis isolate fOdoBon6 chromosome 16, fOdoBon6.hap1, whole genome shotgun sequence genome:
- the drd1b gene encoding dopamine receptor D1b yields the protein MDQNFSTVRDGRQLTPDRDSSKRVLTGCFLSLLIFTTLLGNTLVCAAVTKFRHLRSKVTNFFVISLAISDLLVAILVMPWKAATEIVGFWPFGAFCNVWVAFDIMCSTASILNLCVISVDRYWAISSPFRYERKMTPKVACLMISVAWTLSVLISFIPVQLNWHKAQTTSYAELNGTYPGDLPPDNCDSSLNRTYAISSSLISFYIPVAIMIVIYTRIYRIAQKQIRRISALERAAESAKNRHSSMGNSSNMESESSFKMSFKRETKVLKTLSVIMGVFVCCWLPFFILNCMVPFCEPNLTDGSTDFPCVSSTTFDVFVWFGWANSSLNPIIYAFNADFRKAFSILLGCHRLCPGSNSIEIVSINNNMGAPTSNPNFQYQPKSHIPKEGNNSASYVIPHSILCQEEELQKKDGCGGEIEVGMVNNTLEKPSPAISGNLDSDTEVTLEKINPITQNGQHKTASC from the coding sequence ATGGATCAGAATTTCTCAACGGTAAGAGATGGCAGGCAGCTCACACCAGACAGGGACTCGTCCAAACGTGTTCTGACAGGatgcttcctctccctgctcATCTTTACCACGCTCCTAGGCAACACCCTTGTGTGTGCTGCAGTCACCAAGTTCCGGCACCTGAGGTCGAAGGTCACCAACTTCTTTGTTATCTCGCTGGCCATCTCTGACCTTCTGGTGGCTATTTTGGTCATGCCGTGGAAGGCAGCCACAGAGATAGTGGGGTTTTGGCCATTTGGAGCATTCTGCAATGTCTGGGTAGCGTTTGATATAATGTGTTCCACTGCCTCCATCTTGAACCTGTGTGTGATTAGTGTGGATCGTTATTGGGCCATCTCAAGTCCATTCCGCTATGAACGCAAGATGACCCCCAAAGTGGCATGTCTGATGATCAGTGTAGCTTGGACCCTGTCCGTTCTAATCTCTTTCATCCCTGTTCAGCTAAACTGGCACAAAGCTCAGACAACCAGCTATGCCGAGCTAAATGGGACGTACCCCGGCGATCTGCCCCCTGACAACTGTGACTCCAGCCTTAACAGGACCTATGCCATCTCTTCCTCCCTCATCAGCTTCTACATCCCAGTGGCGATAATGATCGTAATCTACACCAGGATTTACCGCATCGCCCAGAAACAGATTCGGAGAATATCTGCTCTGGAGAGAGCCGCAGAGAGTGCCAAAAACCGTCACAGTAGCATGGGGAATAGTTCTAACATGGAGAGTgagagctcatttaaaatgtcttTCAAACGAGAAACCAAGGTCTTAAAGACGCTCTCAGTCATcatgggtgtgtttgtgtgctgctGGTTGCCCTTCTTCATCCTGAACTGCATGGTTCCATTCTGTGAACCAAACTTAACAGATGGATCCACAGACTTCCCCTGTGTCAGCTCCACCACTTttgatgtgtttgtgtggtttGGCTGGGCAAACTCCTCACTCAACCCCATCATCTACGCCTTCAATGCCGACTTCCGTAAGGCCTTCTCAATCCTACTGGGTTGCCACCGGCTCTGCCCGGGCAGTAACTCCATCGAGATCGTCAgtattaacaacaacatgggTGCCCCTACCTCGAACCCCAACTTTCAGTATCAGCCCAAGAGCCACATCCCAAAGGAGGGAAACAATTCAGCCAGCTATGTGATTCCCCACAGCATCTTatgtcaggaggaggagttacAGAAGAAAGACGGGTGCGGAGGGGAGATTGAGGTGGGAATGGTAAACAACACCCTAGAGAAACCTTCCCCTGCCATCTCTGGGAATTTAGACAGTGACACTGAGGTCACACTTGAAAAGATCAATCCCATAACACAGAATGGGCAGCATAAAACAGCATCATGTTGA